The Candidatus Rokuibacteriota bacterium genome has a segment encoding these proteins:
- a CDS encoding zf-HC2 domain-containing protein, with product DYVDGSLPRHQAELLEWHLEGCGPCVAFVRTYKGTVDAAKRLRETTLPPELKEKLRAFLKRSAQH from the coding sequence CGACTACGTCGACGGCTCCCTGCCCCGGCACCAGGCCGAGCTCCTCGAGTGGCACCTCGAGGGGTGCGGCCCCTGCGTCGCCTTCGTCAGGACCTACAAGGGCACCGTGGACGCCGCCAAGCGACTCCGCGAGACGACGCTGCCCCCGGAGCTGAAGGAAAAGCTGCGGGCGTTCCTGAAGCGCTC